The following coding sequences lie in one Brevibacterium marinum genomic window:
- a CDS encoding DUF1684 domain-containing protein: MNQFVTEWNTWRDSRNSALATPFGWLSVSGLHWLDETTTWPDAPGTFTVDGGWVSVDLEPETKAGPAAATLDLMSRTAEAGSGTSRPSATSSASVPSDTTAMPMVREIPNAEARVEENGFSAKLPTGGSLQWFTVGNVLYELIDRAGRIGIRVRDSKSPLLGKFFEVPVFDPNPDFVFLGKFTPFETPQVHPINTAQDDLKVETPAVGVVSFTSEAGEVRLLATGNPATGLQLDFHDSTNGVSTPAWRTLDLGVPNQDGSLVVDFNRAVDYPFAFTAFATCPAPIAGNIVPFEVTAGERTPPFYFSEAGINVPFLFYVWWDEESAKVTRPWYARFGLDITLLNPNHDDIQQSLVGYDGVAMSGADATPLTRRARSRLVKVATEALTSRIPVVGIGAYAEFVITAQRELRESQGYDDGIEEEYAGSDGRLLIVMNNELAPKSAGFDVVHTDASGLLYVEMPYDIPLESDFDEIDEFDAAMQEDAPINSWEEFDYRMVSLIRQHR; encoded by the coding sequence GTGAACCAGTTCGTGACCGAATGGAACACATGGCGGGATTCGAGGAACTCGGCCCTGGCGACTCCCTTCGGATGGCTGAGCGTGAGCGGCCTGCACTGGCTCGACGAGACCACGACCTGGCCCGATGCCCCCGGAACCTTCACCGTCGACGGCGGTTGGGTCAGCGTCGACCTCGAGCCCGAAACCAAGGCCGGTCCCGCGGCGGCAACCTTGGACCTCATGAGCAGGACCGCCGAGGCGGGTTCCGGCACCAGTCGTCCCTCGGCCACCAGCTCGGCATCGGTTCCGAGCGACACCACGGCGATGCCGATGGTCCGTGAGATTCCCAACGCTGAGGCGCGGGTCGAAGAGAACGGATTCAGCGCGAAGCTGCCGACCGGGGGATCTCTCCAGTGGTTCACGGTCGGCAACGTGCTCTACGAACTCATCGACCGCGCCGGTCGGATCGGAATCCGGGTGCGCGACTCCAAGTCGCCGCTGCTGGGTAAATTCTTCGAAGTTCCCGTCTTCGATCCGAATCCCGACTTCGTCTTCCTCGGCAAATTCACGCCGTTCGAGACGCCTCAGGTGCACCCCATCAACACGGCGCAGGACGACCTGAAGGTGGAGACCCCGGCCGTCGGAGTCGTGTCATTCACCAGTGAGGCCGGCGAGGTGCGGCTGCTGGCTACGGGCAATCCCGCCACCGGCCTGCAGCTGGACTTCCACGATTCCACGAACGGAGTGAGCACACCCGCGTGGAGGACCCTCGACCTGGGTGTGCCGAACCAGGACGGTTCGCTGGTCGTCGACTTCAACCGTGCCGTCGACTACCCCTTCGCGTTCACCGCCTTCGCCACCTGCCCAGCACCGATCGCCGGCAACATCGTTCCGTTCGAGGTCACTGCGGGTGAGCGGACGCCGCCGTTCTACTTCTCGGAAGCGGGCATCAACGTGCCCTTCCTCTTCTACGTGTGGTGGGATGAGGAAAGCGCCAAGGTGACCCGGCCGTGGTACGCCCGCTTCGGCCTCGACATCACGCTGCTCAACCCGAACCACGACGACATCCAGCAGTCCCTGGTCGGCTACGACGGTGTCGCGATGTCCGGCGCCGACGCCACCCCGCTGACGCGCAGGGCCCGGTCACGGTTGGTCAAAGTCGCAACCGAGGCGTTGACCTCTCGGATCCCGGTCGTCGGAATCGGTGCCTATGCCGAGTTCGTCATCACGGCCCAGCGCGAACTGCGCGAATCCCAGGGATACGACGACGGCATCGAGGAGGAGTACGCGGGCTCGGACGGCAGACTGCTCATCGTCATGAACAACGAGCTCGCGCCGAAGAGCGCCGGGTTCGACGTCGTGCACACCGATGCGAGCGGGCTCCTCTACGTCGAGATGCCCTACGACATCCCCTTGGAGTCGGACTTCGACGAGATCGACGAGTTCGACGCCGCGATGCAGGAAGACGCACCGATCAACAGCTGGGAAGAATTCGACTACCGCATGGTCAGCCTCATCCGCCAACACCGCTGA
- a CDS encoding M18 family aminopeptidase has product MSTSPVRPRTNAQAAADLSDFISSSPSSHHATASAAARFDAAGFSRLDEQAKWSLEPGRGCYVVRDGAIIAWRIPTSAGVDSRSSAGSGAGASAGADVGTSAGAGASAGAGTGTGADTGTGPVPGFRVFGSHTDSPAFKLKPGEEFTAEGTRQVGVEIYGGPLLNSWLDRELALAGQLSLADGTVVLAQTPPIARIPQLAIHLDRQVNDGLTLDKQRHTTPIIGLADLAEADVIEILATSAEVDPEQVVGHDVYTVPVQAPALFGAQEEFFAAPKLDNLLSVHAGVSALVDVDASDLDAIALFAGFDHEEIGSNSRSGASGPFLADVTERIIASLDPDSTRSDYLAALASSICVSSDAGHAAHPNYPERHDPHVRPRLGGGPLLKLNAQQRYATDAVGTAAWSRACAAAGVEYQNFVSNNAMPCGSTIGPLTATRLGMTTVDVGPALYSMHSAREMVAIDDVVALGAAAKAFLQGESAG; this is encoded by the coding sequence ATGAGTACATCGCCCGTGAGACCACGCACGAATGCCCAGGCCGCAGCCGACCTGTCGGACTTCATCAGTTCTTCTCCAAGCTCCCATCATGCCACCGCCAGCGCGGCCGCACGATTCGACGCCGCAGGTTTCTCTCGACTCGACGAGCAGGCGAAATGGTCGCTCGAGCCTGGTCGCGGCTGCTATGTCGTTCGCGACGGTGCGATCATCGCATGGCGAATTCCGACGAGCGCGGGTGTCGATTCCCGCTCGAGTGCGGGTAGCGGTGCAGGCGCGAGTGCGGGTGCAGACGTCGGCACGAGTGCGGGTGCAGGCGCAAGTGCGGGAGCGGGCACTGGTACGGGTGCGGATACTGGTACCGGCCCGGTTCCCGGGTTTCGCGTCTTCGGTTCTCACACGGACTCTCCGGCCTTCAAACTCAAACCCGGCGAGGAATTCACCGCCGAGGGCACCCGACAGGTCGGCGTCGAGATCTACGGCGGGCCTCTGCTCAATTCGTGGCTCGACCGGGAACTGGCGTTGGCCGGGCAGCTCAGCCTCGCCGACGGCACGGTCGTCCTCGCACAGACCCCGCCCATCGCGCGCATCCCGCAGCTGGCTATCCACCTCGATCGGCAGGTCAACGACGGTCTGACGCTGGACAAGCAGCGCCACACCACCCCGATCATCGGGCTGGCCGACCTTGCCGAGGCCGATGTCATCGAGATCCTCGCCACATCCGCCGAGGTGGATCCCGAGCAGGTCGTCGGACACGACGTCTACACGGTCCCCGTTCAGGCTCCCGCTCTGTTCGGCGCCCAGGAGGAGTTCTTCGCCGCGCCGAAGCTGGACAACCTGCTGTCCGTCCATGCCGGTGTCAGCGCCCTGGTCGACGTCGACGCCTCCGACCTCGATGCCATTGCGCTCTTCGCCGGGTTCGACCATGAGGAGATCGGGTCGAACTCACGCTCCGGTGCCAGCGGGCCGTTCCTCGCCGATGTCACCGAACGCATCATCGCCTCCTTGGACCCGGACTCGACGCGCAGTGACTATCTGGCCGCACTCGCCTCGTCGATCTGCGTGTCCTCCGACGCCGGACATGCCGCCCATCCGAACTATCCGGAGCGCCACGACCCTCATGTCCGCCCTCGCCTCGGCGGGGGTCCGCTGCTGAAACTCAATGCCCAGCAGCGCTATGCCACGGACGCTGTAGGCACGGCCGCCTGGTCAAGGGCGTGCGCGGCGGCCGGCGTCGAGTACCAGAACTTCGTGTCGAACAATGCCATGCCGTGCGGGTCGACGATCGGCCCGCTGACCGCGACGCGTCTGGGCATGACCACCGTCGATGTGGGACCCGCGCTGTATTCGATGCACTCGGCCCGCGAGATGGTCGCCATCGACGATGTCGTCGCCCTGGGGGCTGCGGCGAAGGCATTCCTGCAGGGTGAGAGCGCGGGGTGA
- a CDS encoding amidohydrolase family protein → MDSPAPVFDSHLHIIDPKHPLVENDGYLPDPFTVDDYLVRVGNLGSSGVTVAGGAVVAGSFQGYDQCYLVDALHTLGPDFVGVTQLPADTSDDRILELDRDGVRALRFNVARGGSAVLDDLEHIARRVHDLAGWHSELYIDARSIDEDLGNRIAELPAVSIDHFGMHAEGLPDLLRLVERGVKVKATGFGRVALDPAAAMRAIVDVDPTALMVGTDLPSTRAPRPFDESDFDVIRDALSPEELTAVFWDNAAGFYLGRTRACSR, encoded by the coding sequence ATGGACTCTCCGGCCCCGGTCTTCGATTCGCACCTGCACATCATCGATCCGAAGCATCCGCTGGTCGAGAACGACGGCTACCTGCCGGATCCCTTCACGGTCGATGACTATCTGGTCCGCGTCGGCAACCTGGGCAGCAGTGGTGTCACGGTCGCGGGCGGAGCCGTGGTCGCGGGATCCTTCCAGGGATACGACCAGTGTTACCTCGTCGACGCCCTGCACACTCTCGGACCCGATTTCGTCGGCGTCACTCAGCTTCCGGCCGACACCTCCGACGACCGCATCCTCGAACTCGACCGCGACGGCGTGAGAGCGCTGCGGTTCAACGTCGCGCGGGGCGGATCCGCAGTCTTGGACGACCTTGAGCACATCGCGCGCCGAGTCCATGACCTCGCGGGGTGGCACTCGGAGCTCTACATCGACGCCCGCAGCATCGACGAGGACCTCGGCAACCGCATCGCCGAACTGCCTGCCGTGAGCATCGACCACTTCGGGATGCACGCCGAAGGCCTGCCGGATCTGCTGCGCCTCGTCGAGCGCGGCGTCAAGGTGAAGGCGACCGGCTTCGGACGCGTCGCACTCGATCCGGCCGCCGCGATGCGAGCGATCGTCGACGTCGACCCGACAGCGCTCATGGTGGGAACGGACCTGCCCTCCACCCGGGCTCCCCGGCCCTTCGACGAATCCGACTTCGACGTCATCCGCGATGCGCTCTCCCCCGAGGAGCTCACCGCCGTGTTCTGGGACAACGCCGCCGGATTCTATCTGGGACGCACACGCGCCTGTTCTCGGTGA
- a CDS encoding ABC-ATPase domain-containing protein, producing MNSQRSKLASTLQNLDGRSYGNYKQIRGRYEFGPVTVFVDRVQVDPFASPSKVRIRINRAEAGFPTDITTDRADRIAASDFLFRVGNEFLHHSNRRAIILGRPGQEVLERTNVIIDDEGFEARLLVNLPARGRRILGHQAADILTRDVPELAQAMFVHSNLARHSSGHESRDSSGDASGQSSSDGSGEASGHGPDGGLREHVQLHRDQLELQNHLGEEGLLAFIGNGAILPRRSGDSDLPMDSSAVAFTSPSSLEHTVTLSSGRSLTGMAIPRGVTVIVGGGYHGKSTILRALERGVYPHIAGDGREWVITEPSATSIRAEDGRAVTGDDISPFINNLPSGTDTRSFTTTNASGSTSQAANLVEAVEVGARTLLIDEDTSATNFMIRDERMRALIPADREPITPFVDRIRPLFTRRGVSTILVAGGSSAFFEVADHVIGLDAYVPQEVTAKAHELVGVDADDLERSNPDQRTVAGSAGPDNTEHESVDTDESVDSGGETFTTPQPRTPTAKALHPSSKTKSAKAKGLGQVQFGKAFIDLAAVSQLIDPQQTTGIAEALEYMAEIFDDRTSLTEALAEVEDMLDAQGVDGLTGNRDHPGHVARPRAQEIAAALNRFRGLRLVE from the coding sequence ATGAACTCCCAACGATCGAAGCTCGCCTCGACCCTGCAGAACCTCGACGGACGCAGCTACGGCAATTACAAGCAGATCCGCGGCCGCTACGAGTTCGGGCCGGTCACCGTGTTCGTCGACCGGGTCCAGGTCGACCCCTTCGCTTCCCCGTCCAAGGTCCGCATCAGGATCAACCGCGCCGAGGCGGGGTTCCCCACCGACATCACCACCGACCGGGCCGATCGGATTGCCGCCTCCGACTTCTTATTCCGCGTCGGAAACGAGTTCCTGCACCACAGCAATCGGCGCGCCATCATCCTCGGACGTCCGGGACAGGAAGTTCTTGAGCGCACCAACGTCATCATCGACGACGAGGGGTTCGAAGCACGGCTGCTCGTCAACCTTCCGGCTCGGGGCAGGCGGATCCTGGGACATCAGGCCGCGGACATCCTCACCCGCGATGTGCCCGAGCTCGCACAGGCGATGTTCGTCCACTCCAATCTCGCCCGGCACAGTTCCGGCCACGAATCCAGGGACAGCTCCGGCGACGCGTCCGGCCAGAGTTCCAGCGACGGCTCCGGCGAGGCGTCCGGCCACGGCCCCGACGGTGGCCTGCGCGAGCATGTCCAGCTCCACCGGGATCAGCTGGAACTGCAGAACCACCTCGGCGAGGAAGGTCTCCTTGCGTTCATCGGCAACGGTGCGATTCTGCCGCGGCGCTCAGGTGATTCGGATCTGCCGATGGACTCCAGCGCTGTGGCCTTCACCAGCCCGAGTTCACTTGAGCACACCGTCACCCTCTCGAGCGGGCGCAGCCTCACGGGCATGGCGATCCCCCGCGGTGTCACCGTCATCGTCGGCGGCGGGTATCACGGCAAGTCGACGATTCTGCGCGCTCTCGAACGCGGCGTCTACCCGCACATCGCAGGCGACGGCCGGGAATGGGTCATCACAGAACCCAGTGCCACCTCCATCCGGGCCGAGGACGGTCGCGCCGTAACCGGTGACGACATCTCGCCCTTCATCAACAATCTGCCATCCGGCACTGACACGAGATCCTTCACCACGACGAATGCGAGCGGCTCGACCTCACAAGCGGCCAACCTCGTCGAAGCCGTGGAAGTCGGGGCGCGGACGCTGCTCATCGACGAGGACACCTCGGCGACGAACTTCATGATCCGCGACGAGCGCATGCGCGCGCTGATCCCGGCCGACCGCGAACCCATCACACCGTTCGTCGACCGCATCCGTCCGCTGTTCACCCGCCGGGGTGTCTCCACGATTCTGGTCGCGGGCGGTTCGAGCGCGTTCTTCGAGGTCGCCGACCACGTCATCGGCCTCGACGCCTACGTGCCGCAGGAGGTCACCGCGAAGGCACACGAGCTGGTGGGGGTCGACGCCGACGATCTGGAGAGGTCGAACCCGGATCAGCGCACGGTCGCAGGCTCGGCCGGTCCAGACAACACCGAGCACGAATCGGTCGACACGGACGAATCGGTCGATTCGGGCGGAGAAACGTTCACCACTCCGCAGCCGCGGACCCCGACGGCGAAAGCGCTGCATCCCAGCTCGAAGACGAAGTCTGCGAAGGCCAAAGGGCTGGGCCAGGTTCAGTTCGGCAAGGCGTTCATCGACCTCGCCGCCGTGTCCCAGCTCATCGATCCCCAGCAGACGACGGGCATCGCCGAGGCGCTCGAGTACATGGCCGAGATCTTCGACGATCGGACCTCGCTCACCGAGGCCCTGGCAGAGGTCGAGGACATGCTCGATGCGCAGGGCGTGGATGGGCTGACCGGCAACCGCGACCATCCTGGTCATGTCGCCAGACCCCGCGCACAGGAGATCGCGGCCGCCCTCAACCGCTTCCGAGGGCTGCGCCTCGTGGAGTGA